A single Balaenoptera ricei isolate mBalRic1 chromosome 13, mBalRic1.hap2, whole genome shotgun sequence DNA region contains:
- the GPR45 gene encoding probable G-protein coupled receptor 45, translated as MNRASQPAAPEDGGSSQPLQRPPDPRQPGGRCSRQAERCSPRGAEAPSSPFCPSSGPPSTMACNRSSIETYEHPLPNGSHAADPGPPAPPAPLRMSLAALMMLMIVVGLLGNAVVCVIVYQRPAMRSAINLLLATLAFSDIMLSLCCMPFTAVTLVTVRWHFGDAFCRLSAALYWFFVLEGVAILLIISVDRFLIIVQRQDRLNPRRAKVVIAASWALSFCVSAPSLAAWPLVEVPARAPQCVLGYTELPAGRAYVLALLGAAFFAPFAVMLGSYLGVLHAVRRNAVRVHNHSDSLRLRRLPRAGLRRLPRQQQLSLDLSFKTKAFTTILILFVGFSLCWLPHSVYSLLSVFSRRFYCGPSFYATSSCILGLSYLKSVFNPIVYCWRIKKFREACLELLPQTFQILPKVPERIRRRIQPSTVYACTENQSAV; from the coding sequence ATGAATCGCGCATCCCAGCCAGCTGCTCCCGAAGACGGAGGCTCCTCCCAGCCCTTGCAGCGCCCTCCAGATCCAAGACAACCGGGCGGTCGATGCAGCCGGCAGGCAGAACGCTGCAGCCCCCGAGGCGCTGaggccccttcctctcccttctgccCCAGCTCCGGGCCGCCCTCCACGATGGCCTGTAACCGCTCGTCCATCGAGACCTACGAACACCCGCTGCCCAACGGGAGCCACGCGGCAGACCCCGggccccccgccccgccggcgCCCCTCAGGATGTCCCTGGCGGCCCTCATGATGCTGATGATCGTGGTGGGGCTCCTCGGCAACGCCGTGGTCTGCGTCATCGTGTACCAGAGGCCGGCCATGCGCTCCGCCATCAACCTGCTGCTGGCCACGCTGGCCTTCTCGGACATCATGCTGTCCTTGTGCTGCATGCCCTTCACCGCCGTCACCCTCGTCACCGTCCGCTGGCACTTCGGGGACGCCTTCTGCCGTCTCTCGGCCGCGCTCTACTGGTTCTTCGTCCTGGAGGGCGTGGCCATCCTGCTCATCATCAGCGTGGACCGCTTCCTCATCATCGTCCAGCGCCAGGACAGGCTGAACCCCCGCAGGGCCAAGGTGGTCATCGCCGCGTCCTGGGCGCTGTCCTTCTGCGTCTCGGCCCCGTCGCTGGCCGCCTGGCCGCTGGTGGAGGTGCCGGCGCGGGCCCCGCAGTGCGTGCTGGGCTACACCGAACTGCCGGCCGGCCGCGCCTACGTGCTGGCGCTGCTGGGCGCCGCCTTCTTCGCGCCCTTCGCCGTGATGCTCGGCTCCTACCTGGGCGTCCTGCACGCGGTGCGCAGGAACGCCGTGCGCGTGCACAACCACTCGGACAGCCTGCGCCTGCGGCGGCTGCCCCGCGCCGGCCTGCGGCGGCTCCCGCGGCAGCAGCAGCTCAGCCTGGACCTGAGCTTCAAAACCAAGGCCTTCACCACCATCCTGATCCTCTTCGTGGGCTTCTCGCTGTGCTGGCTGCCGCACTCCGTCTACAGCCTGCTGTCCGTGTTCAGCCGGAGGTTCTACTGCGGCCCCTCGTTCTACGCCACCAGCTCCTGCATCCTAGGGCTCAGCTACCTCAAGTCCGTCTTCAACCCCATCGTCTACTGCTGGCGAATCAAGAAGTTCCGCGAGGCCTGCCTGGAGCTGCTGCCCCAGACCTTCCAGATCCTCCCCAAAGTGCCTGAGCGGATCCGGAGGCGAATCCAGCCGAGCACCGTCTACGCGTGCACCGAAAACCAGTCCGCCGTGTAG